Genomic window (Candidatus Dadabacteria bacterium):
CATGCTGGTCACGTCCATAGCCACGGGCTTATGGTTCACCATGCCGAGACTCGCGACCGTCGCTTTCATGGGTCTTGAAGACTGGAGATTTTCGGGAGCGGTATTCCCGGGCGACACCATTCACATAACGAGAAAGCTCGTTGAAAAAAGGGAACACAAGCGCCCGAACATGGGATTTTTTATTTTCGAGGTAAACGTATTTACTCACAAGGACGCTGAAAAACCCGTCCAGAAAGGAAAGTGGGTGATCCTTGTCCAGAGAAAAGAAGAGGAATAAAAACTCCAGAACCTTTCCCTGACTGAAGTCAGGAAACTGACAAGACGGAAAAAGCAAAAAAAGAGGGGGACTCGAAAGCCCCCCTTTTTCTACCACCTGTAAACCGGC
Coding sequences:
- a CDS encoding dehydratase codes for the protein MPRLFYEDLNEGDEHKSSGRTITEADIVNFAGLSADYNNMHIDEEFAKKTVFKTRVAHGMLVTSIATGLWFTMPRLATVAFMGLEDWRFSGAVFPGDTIHITRKLVEKREHKRPNMGFFIFEVNVFTHKDAEKPVQKGKWVILVQRKEEE